One Phaseolus vulgaris cultivar G19833 chromosome 2, P. vulgaris v2.0, whole genome shotgun sequence DNA window includes the following coding sequences:
- the LOC137810956 gene encoding thaumatin-like protein 1, which produces MALLSHTPHPYEVLFAIAIFLVFRGVSGATFTFVNKCDYTVWPGILGTPELASTGFELAKGGSRSFQAPTGWSGRFWGRTGCQFDNSGRGTCSTADCGSGEVNCNGAGATPPATLAEFTLGTGSMDYYDVSLVDGYNLPMIVAPRGGSGSCAATGCGEDLNRRCPSELRVEGGDACQSACSAFGKPEYCCNGAFGNPSTCKPSTYSQIFKSACPKAYSYAYDDATSTFTCSGADYTITFCPSSPSLKSSTDSSPKDTDSGSGSGSGSGSVTGTGSSVEQSELASTSWLADMATATGASTRVRPFVTSKVTFWVFVVFILSLSVGPSLS; this is translated from the exons ATGGCTCTGCTCTCACACACCCCACACCCTTATGAAGTGCTCTTCGCCATCGCAATCTTCCTCGTATTCAGAG GGGTTTCAGGGGCAACCTTTACTTTCGTCAACAAGTGCGATTACACGGTGTGGCCAGGGATTTTAGGGACACCGGAACTCGCAAGCACGGGCTTTGAACTCGCGAAGGGGGGCTCCAGAAGCTTCCAGGCTCCGACCGGTTGGTCCGGTAGATTCTGGGGCAGAACCGGTTGCCAGTTCGACAATTCCGGCCGCGGGACGTGCTCCACCGCCGACTGCGGTTCCGGAGAGGTCAACTGCAACGGCGCCGGAGCCACCCCGCCGGCGACTCTCGCGGAGTTCACGCTCGGGACCGGTTCCATGGACTATTACGACGTGAGCCTCGTCGACGGCTATAATCTGCCGATGATAGTGGCTCCGAGAGGCGGGTCGGGGTCCTGCGCCGCCACGGGGTGCGGCGAGGATCTCAATCGGCGTTGCCCATCGGAACTAAGGGTGGAGGGCGGCGACGCGTGTCAGAGCGCGTGCAGCGCGTTTGGGAAACCGGAGTATTGCTGCAACGGTGCGTTTGGTAACCCTTCCACGTGCAAGCCTTCCACGTACTCGCAAATTTTCAAGTCCGCATGTCCCAAAGCCTATAGTTACGCGTACGATGATGCCACTAGCACGTTCACGTGTTCCGGCGCCGACTACACAATCACATTTTGTCCCTCTTCTCCTAG TTTGAAGTCTTCAACGGATTCGAGTCCAAAGGACACAGATTCTGGGTCTGGGTCTGGGTCTGGGTCTGGGAGTGTAACGGGGACAGGTTCATCGGTGGAACAATCTGAATTGGCTTCTACGTCGTGGTTAGCCGACATGGCAACGGCTACAGGGGCCTCGACGCGAGTACGGCCATTTGTCACTTCAaaggtgactttttgggtgtttgttgttttcattCTTTCTCTTTCGGTGGGTCCTTCTCTCTCCTAG